A region from the Linepithema humile isolate Giens D197 chromosome 1, Lhum_UNIL_v1.0, whole genome shotgun sequence genome encodes:
- the Camta gene encoding calmodulin-binding transcription activator 2 isoform X4, whose product MAGYNHSNPQRVVYHATYPTPLAPNGDPIKLPENLETLPRAEHFPTQRHRWNTNEEIAAILISFQRHAEWQSREVKVRPRSGSMLLYSRKKVRYRRDGYCWKKRKDGKTTREDHMKLKVQGVECIYGCYVHSAILPTFHRRCYWLLQNPDVVLVHYLNVPYPDGDAKLAALPPCLALPPDKKEWTRDELASQLRPMFLGGDDDPNSPHLTQHSNHPVDMIVSQLLDRQRASSTSTTSNTQLAPRRLTPDNQVSSTTGGQQPSTTAAPAPRVYSRHSHSTQSQQPAPLVLSLQQIQGGGGLLILNSQPYHHQQQQQQQQQQQQQQQQQQQQQPQQQQQQTQQQQQQQSQQQQQQQQQSQQVEMQQVTGQQIVPQTSVDREQQTQQELDAQESIDRSAVQPLPIGGSGSEVTDFAETLDLSQEDIQRTLSANMVPPSPSPSPADNSMINPMDFIDSSDDVLVNLDAFDVFGDLPELHDFEADQTKHEEQRGGPESDVGCHPGTTVHIAEYSPEWSYTEGGVKVLVAGPWTGGSGSQSYSVLFDAEPVEACLVQPGVLRCRCPAHAPGIASLQVACDGFVVSDSVAFEYRRAPTSEPSPEKALLDRLADVEARLQGPGPPSPAAHLEERLVAYCQDAVVRPWRAGAEPLQSGGPTLLHLAAGLGYSRLACALLHWRAENPSSILDAEVDALRQDSAGLTPLAWACAAGHADTARILYRWNAMALRVRDCQNRTATELAAENGHTTIAEELNQLEARRQDERLFLRPASPSPRRPSQDSGLDLALCGSPLLENMELLQEDESSLGLSEQGMESAPTPQETVGEEDARVLTLAEQIIAALPERIKRAEGDSPSSSSPPPPTAPLSPLEDALMEQMPLDSGELFDSYRDCSGGAASVSDADADASPSSPSSSCLTPDSPSPPPTTADFCEFLQLQLQLDSNGNAHNGRYYPNGCERKLNGMIGSAAMNGNGDGGEADLSRLTLSDREQRELYQAARMIQKAYRSYKGRQRQEEAERHAAVLIQQYYRRHKQYAYHRQATRAALVIQNNYRNYRSRPGSASTRQQAVHQQAAHQAARKIQQFMRQSKIKLQNAKAVASGSGRPPAVTSRAAAVLQSSLSSSPGASLVAASPGIT is encoded by the exons ATGGCGGGCTACAATCATTCGAATCCACAGCGTGTCGTCTACCACGCGACCTACCCGACGCCCCTCGCTCCAA ATGGCGACCCGATAAAGCTTCCCGAAAATCTGGAAACCTTGCCGCGAGCTGAACATTTTCCAACTCAGAGGCATCGATGGAACACCAACGAG GAAATCGCCGCCATCCTGATAAGCTTTCAAAGGCACGCCGAATGGCAGAGTCGGGAGGTAAAAGTGCGACCACGAAGTGGTTCGATGTTACTGTACTCGAGGAAGAAAGTACGCTACCGGCGAGACGGTTACTGCtggaagaagagaaaagacGGAAAGACTACACGGGAAGATCACATGAAACTGAAG GTCCAGGGAGTCGAGTGCATCTACGGCTGTTACGTGCACTCGGCGATCCTCCCGACGTTTCATCGCCGGTGTTACTGGCTGCTGCAGAACCCGGACGTGGTTCTCGTCCACTATCTGAACGTTCCTTATCCAGACGGTGATGCGAAGCTGGCGGCTCTGCCACCCTGTCTCGCGCTGCCGCCAGACAAGAAGGAGTGGACGCGGGACGAGCTGGCGTCGCAATTAAGGCCCATGTTCCTCGGCGGGGATGACGATCCGAACAGTCCTCATCTCACGCAGCATTCGAACCATCCCGTCGACATGATAGTCTCTCAATTGCTTGACAGGCAGAGGGCATCCTCCACTTCCACCACCAGCAACACTCAACTCGCACCTAGGAGACTCACGCCCGACAATCAG GTCTCTTCGACAACGGGAGGTCAGCAACCGTCGACGACAGCGGCTCCGGCTCCCCGCGTGTATTCAAGACATTCCCATTCCACTCAGAGTCAACAGCCGGCTCCTCTAGTTTTAAGTTTGCAACAAATCCAAGGCGGTGGCGGTCTTCTGATACTCAACAGTCAACCATATCAtcatcagcagcagcagcaacagcagcagcagcagcagcagcagcagcagcagcagcaacaacaacagccgcagcagcagcagcagcagacgcaacagcagcagcagcagcaatctcaacagcagcagcagcagcaacagcagagCCAGCAGGTGGAGATGCAACAGGTCACCGGGCAGCAGATCGTGCCGCAGACCAGCGTCGATCGGGAGCAGCAAACGCAACAAGAGCTCGACGCGCAGGAGAGCATAGACAGATCCGCCGTGCAGCCTCTGCCGATCGGCGGTTCCGGCTCGGAGGTGACCGATTTCGCGGAGACGCTGGATCTGAGTCAGGAGGACATTCAGAGGACACTGTCGGCCAACATGGTGCCACCGTCGCCGTCGCCCTCGCCGGCTGACAACAGCATGATCAATCCGATGGACTTCATCGATTCGTCGGACGACGTGCTGGTGAATCTCGACGCGTTCGACGTGTTCGGCGATTTGCCGGAGCTGCACGACTTCGAGGCCGATCAGACGAAGCACGAGGAGCAGCGTGGTGGTCCCGAGAGCGACGTCGGATGTCATCCTGGTACAACCGTCCATATTGCAGAGTATAGTCCCGAGTGGAGTTACACCGAGGGTGGTGTAAAG GTATTAGTTGCCGGTCCGTGGACCGGCGGTAGCGGTTCCCAATCGTATTCGGTACTTTTCGACGCGGAACCGGTTGAGGCGTGCCTCGTGCAACCAGGTGTATTGCGTTGTCGGTGCCCCGCGCACGCACCAGGAATAGCGTCCCTCCAGGTGGCCTGCGACGGTTTTGTCGTGTCCGATAGCGTTGCCTTCGAATATCGTAGAGCGCCGACGAGCGAACCTAGCCCAGAGAAAGCTCTGCTGGACCGTCTTGCAGACGTCGAGGCCCGTCTGCAGGGACCCGGTCCCCCGTCTCCAGCGGCTCATCTGGAAGAGCGACTGGTTGCTTATTGCCag GATGCTGTTGTCCGTCCTTGGCGAGCTGGAGCGGAACCTCTTCAATCCGGTGGGCCTACCCTTCTACACCTGGCAGCCGGATTGGGATACTCCAGGTTAGCCTGTGCACTCCTTCACTGGAGAGCGGAAAATCCTAGTAGCATCTTGGACGCCGAAGTCGATGCTCTTAGGCAGGATAGCGCCGGCCTTACGCCACTCGCTTGGGCTTGCGCGGCGGGGCACGCCGACACTGCTAGAATTCTTTACAG ATGGAACGCGATGGCGCTTCGCGTGAGGGACTGTCAGAATAGAACAGCGACCGAGCTGGCCGCGGAGAACGGCCACACGACGATCGCCGAAGAACTGAATCAGCTCGAAGCACGACGGCAAGACGAGAGGCTCTTCTTGCGACCCGCCAGCCCTAGCCCTAGGAGGCCATCTCAAGACAGCGGGCTTGATCTGGCGTTGT GTGGCTCGCCGCTGCTGGAGAACATGGAATTGTTGCAAGAGGATGAGTCGTCGTTAGGCCTCAGCGAACAGGGAATGGAGAGCGCTCCGACCCCTCAGGAGACCGTAG GGGAGGAAGACGCGAGGGTGCTGACGTTGGCAGAGCAAATTATAGCGGCGCTACCGGAAAGGATCAAGAGGGCGGAGGGTGATTCTCCGTCTTCTTCATCGCCACCACCACCCACGGCGCCTCTGTCACCCTTGGAGGATGCCTTGATGGAGCAAATG CCTCTGGACTCCGGCGAACTGTTCGACTCGTATCGCGACTGCAGCGGCGGAGCGGCGTCGGTCTCGGATGCCGATGCCGACGCCAGTCCCTCGAGTCCCTCCAGCAGCTGCCTGACCCCGGACTCGCCGTCCCCGCCGCCCACCACGGCCGATTTCTGCGAGTTTCTGCAGCTGCAGCTGCAGCTCGACAGCAACGGCAACGCTCACAACGGCCGGTACTATCCGAACGGCTGCGAGCGCAAGCTGAACGGCATGATCGGTTCGGCCGCGATGAACGGCAACGGTGACGGCGGCGAGGCGGATCTGAGCAGGCTAACGCTGTCCGATCGCGAGCAGAGGGAGCTCTATCAGGCCGCGAGGATGATCCAAAAGGCTTACAGGAGCTACAAGGGTCGTCAGAGGCAGGAGGAGGCCGAGAGACACGCCGCCGTTCTCATTCAACAGTACTATCGCCGTCACAAACAGTACGCTTATCACAG GCAAGCCACGAGGGCGGCTCTGGTGATCCAGAACAACTACCGAAATTATCGCTCGCGCCCGGGTTCGGCTAGCACGCGGCAGCAGGCGGTCCATCAGCAGGCGGCCCACCAGGCCGCGCGGAAGATCCAGCAGTTTATGCGGCAATCCAAGATCAA ACTGCAGAACGCCAAGGCCGTCGCAAGCGGGAGCGGGAGGCCGCCAGCGGTCACTTCACGGGCGGCTGCTGTCCTCCAAAGCTCGCTCTCATCTAGCCCAGGGGCCAGCCTAGTTGCCGCCAGCCCGGGAATCACCTAG